Proteins found in one Mytilus edulis chromosome 2, xbMytEdul2.2, whole genome shotgun sequence genomic segment:
- the LOC139510919 gene encoding E3 ubiquitin-protein ligase TRIM71-like, whose protein sequence is MENIFEKIEEKHILNKEEIELNCSEHPREIVIAFCDTCQKAVCFDCSRESHRDHKCFKIENKAVEARQNIPKLCAQIENKKLPTLVTTLDKINHCKSQVSKTDEVIDKIHKRANELMAIIMEERDSLIDQCKQSSISQEKYYQIEDSVVRRFIDLYSLSLHEASDVVKSTNNIELVLFDSKLKSQIRDFKPRAIRPSSTPKFKSGRSDREVIKNMIGLVTCDGNFADMTSLAGELVGIQVKLVSSVRYSCLNVASFCLQDNELAWINPAESTIGGVIDSKGTEHKRFDFGAELSDLTINDKNVILGTDTKNKRIVRVANNGILKEVLNTSPLQPHGIHACSNGDLLVSQMYRADPKSVDSKRLVHRLGKDYTVKLTIQFTASFFNKKHILNHPRRVTENSNGDIIVVDLSTETSGRVLAFDFVGKLRFTYEGNPKRSKFLPFDVCCDSDLRVFVSDFFNHEINVLGCDGQFIQEIPTNMEGLLNPIAIAFDKKGKLWIGGKGGKILIYITHKTI, encoded by the coding sequence atggaaaatatttttgagaaaatagaagaaaaacatattttaaataaggAGGAAATTGAGTTAAACTGCAGTGAGCATCCAAGAGAAATAGTGATAGCATTTTGTGATACCTGTCAGAAGGCAGTTTGTTTTGATTGTTCTAGAGAATCACACAGAGACCACAAATgtttcaaaatagaaaataaagccGTCGAGGCGAGACAAAATATTCCTAAATTATGCgctcaaattgaaaataaaaagttgCCAACTTTAGTGACAACATTGGATAAGATTAATCATTGCAAATCGCAAGTATCAAAAACAGACGAAGTAATAGATAAGATACATAAAAGAGCAAACGAGCTGATGGCAATTATCATGGAAGAGCGCGATTCGCTTATTGATCAGTGTAAGCAGTCCTCTATTTCTCAAGAAAAATACTACCAGATTGAAGACAGTGTTGTTCGTAGATTTATAGACCTGTACAGCTTAAGTCTACATGAAGCCTCCGATGTCGTCAAAAGTACTAATAATATCGAACTTGTTCTTTTCGATAGTAAACTGAAAAGTCAGATAAGAGATTTTAAACCAAGAGCTATACGACCTTCATCTACACCTAAATTTAAATCGGGGAGATCCGATAGAGaagtaataaaaaatatgattgGTCTAGTGACCTGTGATGGCAATTTTGCCGACATGACATCCTTAGCTGGTGAACTAGTCGGTATACAAGTTAAGCTGGTATCCTCAGTAAGGTACAGTTGTTTGAATGTTGCTTCGTTTTGTTTGCAAGACAATGAACTGGCATGGATCAATCCAGCAGAGTCAACGATTGGTGGAGTGATAGATAGCAAAGGAACGGAACACAAAAGATTTGATTTCGGAGCAGAGTTGTCCGATTTAACTATTAAcgataaaaatgttatattagGAACAGACACAAAAAATAAGCGTATAGTAAGAGTTGCAAATAATGGGATACTTAAAGAAGTTCTCAACACTTCACCATTACAACCACATGGCATTCACGCTTGTAGTAATGGGGACCTACTGGTTTCACAGATGTATAGGGCCGATCCTAAATCTGTTGATAGTAAGCGTCTGGTTCATCGTCTAGGTAAAGATTATACAGTTAAACTTACAATTCAATTTACGGCCTCATTTTTCAATAAGAAACACATCCTAAATCATCCAAGACGAGTGACAGAGAATAGTAATGGAGATATAATAGTTGTCGATTTATCTACAGAAACATCGGGAAGGGTACTCGCATTTGATTTTGTAGGAAAATTGCGTTTTACATATGAAGGTAATCCAAAGAGATCTAAGTTTTTGCCGTTTGATGTTTGTTGCGATTCCGATTTACGAGTTTTTGTTTCGGATTTTTTCAATCATGAAATAAACGTTTTAGGTTGTGACGGCCAATTTATTCAGGAAATTCCAACAAATATGGAAGGATTACTTAATCCTATTGCTATTGCCTTTGACAAGAAAGGAAAACTTTGGATCGGAGGAAAAGGTGGAAAAATCTTGATATACATAACCCATAAGACAATTTAA
- the LOC139510267 gene encoding uncharacterized protein isoform X1, whose protein sequence is MDDQVQEEIVMTPTKKGKTTHIRIEKKRKEELDTSAAEHVGDGINKGFVVNKKAQGDLDSYGRPQLQIGFNCFLVDQKTGKKHVESRRLKFWYVDGTDYLEQVTTAYEFFKELVRPQNFPRDYVGFIKKCMKQMKKPEYKLAKNVDLEIRLLDDEEAPMSPGEGISPDMIGPSDAEQYFGINKEDKRSEEEKLREKLLQILESAYPNVLEVEDLIRITNADPAMVTLQLGELKQKELIAEMEDGKKVVRHVLHDDKTEVQHVKQMPTIAANQQPTIAIITANYSEKLAVDAMMEQKTTFVKFKTEGESNVYTIGYIGEHKVVSTKLPQIGYHRAAQISSGNTTTRLLGSFQNIEHVFVVGVSGGVPHYTDYYKHVRLGDIVMSQCNDKGYVYYHCDKIFRDKEDNLTYKLRTFAPRDFTLQNVVEKLRDRAQRKPDKAPWEKYIYEGLDLLRNQEADFNRPPKESDRLYMNIGEDDLIEVQHPLKPEDGESIREGVPNVHYGVIGSGRPVTKYDSTRLDFAHKYNITCFDAEFDQVLESIVGNRKDSFLFIRGIADYSDGTRNKEWQPYASLVAAAMMKTIIRLISNPYLSEDED, encoded by the exons ATGGATGATCAAGTTCAAGAAG AGATTGTAATGACCCCAACAAAGAAGGGCAAAACTACACATATAAGGATTGAAAAGAAACGTAAAGAAGAACTTGACACATCTGCAGCAGAGCATGTTGGAGATGGTATAAATAAAGGATTTGTAGTGAATAAAAAGGCTCAAG GAGATTTAGATTCCTATGGAAGACCTCAGTTACAGATAGGATTTAACTGTTTCTTAGTTGATCAgaaaacaggaaaaaaacatgtg GAGAGCAGACGATTGAAGTTTTGGTATGTTGATGGAACTGATTATTTAGAACAAGTTACTACAGCCTATGAATTCTTTAAAGAACTTGTGAGACCACAGAATTTCCCAAGGG attatgTTGGTTTTATTAAGAAATGTATGAAGCAGATGAAAAAGCCTGAATATAAGTTAGCTAAGAATGTTGATTTGGAGATTCGTCTGCTTGATGACGAGGAAGCACCAATGAGTCCAG GGGAGGGAATATCTCCCGATATGATAG GACCTTCTGATGCTGAACAATATTTTG GTATAAACAAGGAAGACAAGAGATCTGAAGAAGAGAAATTGAGGGAGAAACTGTTACAAATACTTGAATCAGCTTATCCTAATGTGTTGGAGGTAGAGGATTTAATCAG AATAACAAATGCTGATCCAGCTATGGTTACCCTACAGTTAGGAGAACTAAAACAAAAAGAACTTATTGCTGAAATGGAAGATGGAAAGAAAGTTGTCCGACATGTATTACATGACGACAAAACAG aGGTGCAACATGTAAAACAGATGCCAACCATAGCAGCCAATCAACAGCCAACAATTGCCATAATTACAGCAAATTATTCAGAAAAACTTGCAGTAGATGCAATGATGGAACAAAAAACtacttttgttaaatttaaaactGAAG GTGAATCCAATGTATACACTATTGGGTATATTGGAGAACACAAAGTAGTCTCAACAAAATTACCTCAAATAGGATACCATAGGGCAGCACAGATCTCATCAGGAAACACAACCACAAGGTTATTGG gaTCATTCCAAAATATAGAGCATGTGTTTGTAGTGGGCGTTTCTGGAGGAGTTCCCCATTACACAGATTATTACAAACATGTACGTCTTGGAGATATTGTTATGTCACAGTGTAATGACAAAGGCTACGTGTACTATCACTGTGACAAAATATTTAGAGATAAAGAAGATAACTTGACATATAAACTTCGTACATTTGCTCCTAGGGATTTCACTCTTCAAAATGTTGTCGAAAAACTGCGAGATAGGGCTCAGAGAAAACCAGATAAGGCACCTTGGGAAAAATATATTTACGAAGGTTTAGATCTTCTACGCAATCAGGAGGCAGATTTTAATAGACCACCAAAAGAAAGCGATAGGTTATACATGAACATTGGAGAAGACGATTTGATAGAGGTACAACATCCCTTAAAACCAGAAGATGGAGAGAGCATTAGAGAAGGCGTTCCCAACGTTCATTACGGTGTTATTGGTTCTGGAAGACCAGTCACCAAATATGATTCCACTAGACTTGACTTTGCTCATAAATATAACATCACCTGTTTTGATGCCGAGTTTGATCAAGTCTTAGAATCCATTGTTGGTAATAGAAAGGATAGTTTCCTGTTCATACGAGGCATAGCCGACTACAGTGATGGAACAAGGAACAAAGAATGGCAACCCTATGCCTCACTCGTGGCAGCAGCAATGATGAAAACTATTATCAGATTAATTAGCAACCCATACCTTAGTGAAGATGAAGACTAA
- the LOC139510267 gene encoding uncharacterized protein isoform X3, translated as MDDQVQEEIVMTPTKKGKTTHIRIEKKRKEELDTSAAEHVGDGINKGFVVNKKAQGDLDSYGRPQLQIGFNCFLVDQKTGKKHVESRRLKFWYVDGTDYLEQVTTAYEFFKELVRPQNFPRDYVGFIKKCMKQMKKPEYKLAKNVDLEIRLLDDEEAPMSPGINKEDKRSEEEKLREKLLQILESAYPNVLEVEDLIRITNADPAMVTLQLGELKQKELIAEMEDGKKVVRHVLHDDKTEVQHVKQMPTIAANQQPTIAIITANYSEKLAVDAMMEQKTTFVKFKTEGESNVYTIGYIGEHKVVSTKLPQIGYHRAAQISSGNTTTRLLGSFQNIEHVFVVGVSGGVPHYTDYYKHVRLGDIVMSQCNDKGYVYYHCDKIFRDKEDNLTYKLRTFAPRDFTLQNVVEKLRDRAQRKPDKAPWEKYIYEGLDLLRNQEADFNRPPKESDRLYMNIGEDDLIEVQHPLKPEDGESIREGVPNVHYGVIGSGRPVTKYDSTRLDFAHKYNITCFDAEFDQVLESIVGNRKDSFLFIRGIADYSDGTRNKEWQPYASLVAAAMMKTIIRLISNPYLSEDED; from the exons ATGGATGATCAAGTTCAAGAAG AGATTGTAATGACCCCAACAAAGAAGGGCAAAACTACACATATAAGGATTGAAAAGAAACGTAAAGAAGAACTTGACACATCTGCAGCAGAGCATGTTGGAGATGGTATAAATAAAGGATTTGTAGTGAATAAAAAGGCTCAAG GAGATTTAGATTCCTATGGAAGACCTCAGTTACAGATAGGATTTAACTGTTTCTTAGTTGATCAgaaaacaggaaaaaaacatgtg GAGAGCAGACGATTGAAGTTTTGGTATGTTGATGGAACTGATTATTTAGAACAAGTTACTACAGCCTATGAATTCTTTAAAGAACTTGTGAGACCACAGAATTTCCCAAGGG attatgTTGGTTTTATTAAGAAATGTATGAAGCAGATGAAAAAGCCTGAATATAAGTTAGCTAAGAATGTTGATTTGGAGATTCGTCTGCTTGATGACGAGGAAGCACCAATGAGTCCAG GTATAAACAAGGAAGACAAGAGATCTGAAGAAGAGAAATTGAGGGAGAAACTGTTACAAATACTTGAATCAGCTTATCCTAATGTGTTGGAGGTAGAGGATTTAATCAG AATAACAAATGCTGATCCAGCTATGGTTACCCTACAGTTAGGAGAACTAAAACAAAAAGAACTTATTGCTGAAATGGAAGATGGAAAGAAAGTTGTCCGACATGTATTACATGACGACAAAACAG aGGTGCAACATGTAAAACAGATGCCAACCATAGCAGCCAATCAACAGCCAACAATTGCCATAATTACAGCAAATTATTCAGAAAAACTTGCAGTAGATGCAATGATGGAACAAAAAACtacttttgttaaatttaaaactGAAG GTGAATCCAATGTATACACTATTGGGTATATTGGAGAACACAAAGTAGTCTCAACAAAATTACCTCAAATAGGATACCATAGGGCAGCACAGATCTCATCAGGAAACACAACCACAAGGTTATTGG gaTCATTCCAAAATATAGAGCATGTGTTTGTAGTGGGCGTTTCTGGAGGAGTTCCCCATTACACAGATTATTACAAACATGTACGTCTTGGAGATATTGTTATGTCACAGTGTAATGACAAAGGCTACGTGTACTATCACTGTGACAAAATATTTAGAGATAAAGAAGATAACTTGACATATAAACTTCGTACATTTGCTCCTAGGGATTTCACTCTTCAAAATGTTGTCGAAAAACTGCGAGATAGGGCTCAGAGAAAACCAGATAAGGCACCTTGGGAAAAATATATTTACGAAGGTTTAGATCTTCTACGCAATCAGGAGGCAGATTTTAATAGACCACCAAAAGAAAGCGATAGGTTATACATGAACATTGGAGAAGACGATTTGATAGAGGTACAACATCCCTTAAAACCAGAAGATGGAGAGAGCATTAGAGAAGGCGTTCCCAACGTTCATTACGGTGTTATTGGTTCTGGAAGACCAGTCACCAAATATGATTCCACTAGACTTGACTTTGCTCATAAATATAACATCACCTGTTTTGATGCCGAGTTTGATCAAGTCTTAGAATCCATTGTTGGTAATAGAAAGGATAGTTTCCTGTTCATACGAGGCATAGCCGACTACAGTGATGGAACAAGGAACAAAGAATGGCAACCCTATGCCTCACTCGTGGCAGCAGCAATGATGAAAACTATTATCAGATTAATTAGCAACCCATACCTTAGTGAAGATGAAGACTAA
- the LOC139510267 gene encoding uncharacterized protein isoform X2 — protein MDDQVQEEIVMTPTKKGKTTHIRIEKKRKEELDTSAAEHVGDGINKGFVVNKKAQGDLDSYGRPQLQIGFNCFLVDQKTGKKHVESRRLKFWYVDGTDYLEQVTTAYEFFKELVRPQNFPRDYVGFIKKCMKQMKKPEYKLAKNVDLEIRLLDDEEAPMSPGPSDAEQYFGINKEDKRSEEEKLREKLLQILESAYPNVLEVEDLIRITNADPAMVTLQLGELKQKELIAEMEDGKKVVRHVLHDDKTEVQHVKQMPTIAANQQPTIAIITANYSEKLAVDAMMEQKTTFVKFKTEGESNVYTIGYIGEHKVVSTKLPQIGYHRAAQISSGNTTTRLLGSFQNIEHVFVVGVSGGVPHYTDYYKHVRLGDIVMSQCNDKGYVYYHCDKIFRDKEDNLTYKLRTFAPRDFTLQNVVEKLRDRAQRKPDKAPWEKYIYEGLDLLRNQEADFNRPPKESDRLYMNIGEDDLIEVQHPLKPEDGESIREGVPNVHYGVIGSGRPVTKYDSTRLDFAHKYNITCFDAEFDQVLESIVGNRKDSFLFIRGIADYSDGTRNKEWQPYASLVAAAMMKTIIRLISNPYLSEDED, from the exons ATGGATGATCAAGTTCAAGAAG AGATTGTAATGACCCCAACAAAGAAGGGCAAAACTACACATATAAGGATTGAAAAGAAACGTAAAGAAGAACTTGACACATCTGCAGCAGAGCATGTTGGAGATGGTATAAATAAAGGATTTGTAGTGAATAAAAAGGCTCAAG GAGATTTAGATTCCTATGGAAGACCTCAGTTACAGATAGGATTTAACTGTTTCTTAGTTGATCAgaaaacaggaaaaaaacatgtg GAGAGCAGACGATTGAAGTTTTGGTATGTTGATGGAACTGATTATTTAGAACAAGTTACTACAGCCTATGAATTCTTTAAAGAACTTGTGAGACCACAGAATTTCCCAAGGG attatgTTGGTTTTATTAAGAAATGTATGAAGCAGATGAAAAAGCCTGAATATAAGTTAGCTAAGAATGTTGATTTGGAGATTCGTCTGCTTGATGACGAGGAAGCACCAATGAGTCCAG GACCTTCTGATGCTGAACAATATTTTG GTATAAACAAGGAAGACAAGAGATCTGAAGAAGAGAAATTGAGGGAGAAACTGTTACAAATACTTGAATCAGCTTATCCTAATGTGTTGGAGGTAGAGGATTTAATCAG AATAACAAATGCTGATCCAGCTATGGTTACCCTACAGTTAGGAGAACTAAAACAAAAAGAACTTATTGCTGAAATGGAAGATGGAAAGAAAGTTGTCCGACATGTATTACATGACGACAAAACAG aGGTGCAACATGTAAAACAGATGCCAACCATAGCAGCCAATCAACAGCCAACAATTGCCATAATTACAGCAAATTATTCAGAAAAACTTGCAGTAGATGCAATGATGGAACAAAAAACtacttttgttaaatttaaaactGAAG GTGAATCCAATGTATACACTATTGGGTATATTGGAGAACACAAAGTAGTCTCAACAAAATTACCTCAAATAGGATACCATAGGGCAGCACAGATCTCATCAGGAAACACAACCACAAGGTTATTGG gaTCATTCCAAAATATAGAGCATGTGTTTGTAGTGGGCGTTTCTGGAGGAGTTCCCCATTACACAGATTATTACAAACATGTACGTCTTGGAGATATTGTTATGTCACAGTGTAATGACAAAGGCTACGTGTACTATCACTGTGACAAAATATTTAGAGATAAAGAAGATAACTTGACATATAAACTTCGTACATTTGCTCCTAGGGATTTCACTCTTCAAAATGTTGTCGAAAAACTGCGAGATAGGGCTCAGAGAAAACCAGATAAGGCACCTTGGGAAAAATATATTTACGAAGGTTTAGATCTTCTACGCAATCAGGAGGCAGATTTTAATAGACCACCAAAAGAAAGCGATAGGTTATACATGAACATTGGAGAAGACGATTTGATAGAGGTACAACATCCCTTAAAACCAGAAGATGGAGAGAGCATTAGAGAAGGCGTTCCCAACGTTCATTACGGTGTTATTGGTTCTGGAAGACCAGTCACCAAATATGATTCCACTAGACTTGACTTTGCTCATAAATATAACATCACCTGTTTTGATGCCGAGTTTGATCAAGTCTTAGAATCCATTGTTGGTAATAGAAAGGATAGTTTCCTGTTCATACGAGGCATAGCCGACTACAGTGATGGAACAAGGAACAAAGAATGGCAACCCTATGCCTCACTCGTGGCAGCAGCAATGATGAAAACTATTATCAGATTAATTAGCAACCCATACCTTAGTGAAGATGAAGACTAA